In Clostridium ljungdahlii DSM 13528, the genomic window AATTGAAGTTTCTTTGACTTGAGACCCTGTCATAGCATAGCTTGCCAGCATCGTTGAGCCGCCCGATACTACAGTTACAGCCCTAGCTAAAGTTTCAGTCCACTTATTGTTTATAGTATTAAACATAGTAGCATTTCCCTTTTCGTCACATAATATCATTGGTGTTGATTTTACTCCACCAAGGCTGAAAGTTACCATTTGAAGTTCTGGAAAAGCTCTTCCCATTCCATCTGCATCTACAACAGGTATTCCTAGTGTTGCCGCCACTGCAAAAGGTATCATTGAATTAAGCCCCCCTGCTTCAATTGGAATTGTAGCAGAAATTTCTTTTCCAAGATAATTTTTTAAAAGTGAAAAAGCACTTAAGGCTTCTTTACCGTTAGGTATTTTTTCAATTAAAATAGTCGGTGCCCCCATCATAGAACTAGGTACAACAATTGCATCCTCTGGTACTTCATCCACATCAAGTAATGTAACTTCTCCATAAGTTTTTATGGCATCAATAGCCATAAGTTTGCCAACGTATGGATCTCCACCACCGCCTGTACCATATACTGCAGCTCCAACTGCTATATCCTCAATTTCTTTAACACCTATTTTCCTCATAGCCTTACTTCCCTTCATTTACTATTAATTGTACTAATTTATCTGATACACTATTAAGCATCTTTTCAAATGCTGCATCATCACTCATGCATAGAGATTTTTCCTCATTTATTATATTGGCTATTTCATTTAAATTTTCATCTTCAACAAGATTCAGCTCATTAAACAGTTCAATTATTTTTTGAGTTGTATCAATAAGTCTAAGCGAGCCGTATATTTTAGGTTCATTTAGACATCCAACTGCACTTGAAACAATATAAGCAAGCAGCTCAATCAATTTTTCATTCATATGTTTTTTCCTCCCAGTCGTTATAAAAAAGAACATCCTCTAACTTTCTTTTAGGAGGCGATTTAGTCTCATTTTTAGGATATCCAAGAGTTATTATTAAATCTGGCGATACATATTCAGGGAGCTTTAATATTTTTCTAACTGCCTGAGCATTAAAAGACTTTACAGGGCAAGTCCCTAAGCCTCTTTCTGCGGCCAGAAGCATAATATTTTCTGATGCCATAGAAATGTCCATTATTGCCAGTTCATCTCTTCCCAATTTACCTCCTTTATCATATGCTAATTTTCGATTAGAACAAACTACAATTATGCAGGATGGCTTCCCACCCAATCCCGGACTAAAAGGGAAGATTTTATTCAATTGTTTTTGATCATCTATAATTCCAAACAACCATGGCTGAATATTGCTGCCAGAGGGAGCTGTAACAGCTCCTTTAAGCAATTCCATAACCTCAGATTTTGTAACTGGTTCTTCAGAAAACCTTCTAATGCTTCTTCTCTTTTTCATAACGTCTAATAATACACTATCTGACATATTCTTTCCTCCCTAGTATTTTCCAACGGGTCTTCTCTACCTATCAAGCCATATATTGCAATTTCAAATAATATTTTAACAATTTCATTTACTAGCAATAATTATTGTTATATATCCACAGTTCTCTTAAACTCAATTTTTTCACTTTTAGTTACAGCTTTATATATGATAGACACTAAGTAGTAAATAATTGCACCAGCAAGCAGAGACATTATGGCAGGTATTCCTATATTTATGAATTTTCCGATAATTGATGCAATAATCCATGCTACTATTGCAATAGGATTTATAATTTCACAGCTCTCCGGAAGATTTTCATCATGCCTTGTTGCTTCAAGTAATTTTCTATCTCTCTTTAATATATAATAATCAACAAAAATAATACCTGCAACAGGAGGTAATGTAACTCCAAGTAAAGTTAAAAAACTCTGGAAATAATTTATAATACCTAACATGGATAAGATCGTGCTGAATATTCCTATTCCCCAGGTAGCAGCAGCCCTATTCAATTTTATGTTAAATATAGCATCTATCATGTTAGTTATACCAAGACTTGCAGAATATAAATTTATATCATTTATCTTAAGTGTAGAAAAGATTACAATACCTGCACCAAGCCATCCTGTTATAGACAACATTATGCTTACAATATCACTTGTCCTAACTGCAAGAGCCATTAAAACACCAAGCAAATTTATAGTTAATTCACCAACAAATGTACTTACAACAGTAGCTGCAAAAACATCTTTAGGTCCTTTCATATAACGACTTAAATCAGGAGTTATTATTGCACCCGTTATAAATCCTCCTGCAACCATAGTTGTTGCCGCACCCATGGAAAGAATTTTTCCTGCAGGTTGTGCAGTCATTATAAGATTTCCTATATCATGTCCCGATAACAATTTAAATCCAGCATATACCATGGTGCACAAAAAAAGTGGTAAAGTAACATCAGCTGTAAGACTCAATACCTTATATCCATAAACTACTATGATTGTAACTACAAGACCTGTAATAGCAGACCAAATCTGCATATTAAAAATTCCAGTTGCTTTATATATACCCTCTGCAAAAACAGAATTTTGTATTCCAAACCACCCCATCAGAGATATTGCTATAATTCCTCCTATTATTGATGAACCAGCTTTTCCAAATCCAGACCATCTTGAAAGAAGACTTGTAGAAAGCCCTTCTTTAGCAGCAGCTGCACCTATCGCGAAACTTACCGCCTGGAGGATAACACTTCCAAACATTGTAGCCCAGAAAGCACCCCAAAATGTCATTCCATAACCAAGAGCGGCTCCAAGCATAACTTGTGAAACACATGCCAAACAACCAAGTCTTATTACAAGTACCTCCCACATAGGTCTTCTTACATTACTGGGCACTCTACTTAATGCATAATCGTCTCCTGCTTTTTCTTTTGACATTTAAATCACTCCTCAATTTTTAATATATTTTCATTAGTATTCTTCAACAATTTTTTTATAGATAAGTGGATTTCTGTCTCTCAAATATGGTATTTCACTTCTAAATTTACTTAAATCATTAAGATCAATTCCTACAACCTCAACTTCTTCCAAATCCTTTGGCAATTCTTTTATAACTGAGCTATTTGGTGCACATACCTTGCTTTTTCCAAATAAATGCAAATCTCCTTCTATTCCAACTCTATTTACACCTATAGTAAAAAGTACATTTTCAAGAGCCCTCTGAGCAAGATTGAGATCCCACATATATTCATCTTGTATTCTCCATGCTGCAGGAATGAATATCATATCCGCTCCTTCAAGTGCCAATATCCTACACGCTTCTGGGAACCCAGCGTCATAGCATATTATAATTCCTATTTTCCCTAATTTAGTATTAAAAACCTTGTAGTCTGACCCTTTCCTATAGTAAAGTTTTTCAGATCCACAAAGATGAGTTTTTGCATAACTTCCAAGGACATTGCCTTCATCATCAAATAACACAGCTGAATTATATAACACACCTTTTATTCCTCTTACCTCTGCAAAAGGAGCAATTACAAAAACTTTATATTTTTTTGCGGCCTCAGATATATTCTTTACTATAAAATCATAATAATTTTCTCCCAAAATGTTCGTTTGATTCTTCAAAATATCAAGATTATAACCCGTAGCAAAAAGTTCAGGTAAACATACTATATCGGCTTTTTTATAGCTT contains:
- a CDS encoding DUF6092 family protein codes for the protein MNEKLIELLAYIVSSAVGCLNEPKIYGSLRLIDTTQKIIELFNELNLVEDENLNEIANIINEEKSLCMSDDAAFEKMLNSVSDKLVQLIVNEGK
- a CDS encoding purine-cytosine permease family protein; the encoded protein is MSKEKAGDDYALSRVPSNVRRPMWEVLVIRLGCLACVSQVMLGAALGYGMTFWGAFWATMFGSVILQAVSFAIGAAAAKEGLSTSLLSRWSGFGKAGSSIIGGIIAISLMGWFGIQNSVFAEGIYKATGIFNMQIWSAITGLVVTIIVVYGYKVLSLTADVTLPLFLCTMVYAGFKLLSGHDIGNLIMTAQPAGKILSMGAATTMVAGGFITGAIITPDLSRYMKGPKDVFAATVVSTFVGELTINLLGVLMALAVRTSDIVSIMLSITGWLGAGIVIFSTLKINDINLYSASLGITNMIDAIFNIKLNRAAATWGIGIFSTILSMLGIINYFQSFLTLLGVTLPPVAGIIFVDYYILKRDRKLLEATRHDENLPESCEIINPIAIVAWIIASIIGKFINIGIPAIMSLLAGAIIYYLVSIIYKAVTKSEKIEFKRTVDI
- a CDS encoding nitrilase-related carbon-nitrogen hydrolase, producing the protein MSKIVNVGLVQMNSKLGNVEENVKKAVNFIKQASYKKADIVCLPELFATGYNLDILKNQTNILGENYYDFIVKNISEAAKKYKVFVIAPFAEVRGIKGVLYNSAVLFDDEGNVLGSYAKTHLCGSEKLYYRKGSDYKVFNTKLGKIGIIICYDAGFPEACRILALEGADMIFIPAAWRIQDEYMWDLNLAQRALENVLFTIGVNRVGIEGDLHLFGKSKVCAPNSSVIKELPKDLEEVEVVGIDLNDLSKFRSEIPYLRDRNPLIYKKIVEEY
- a CDS encoding nitroreductase family protein — encoded protein: MSDSVLLDVMKKRRSIRRFSEEPVTKSEVMELLKGAVTAPSGSNIQPWLFGIIDDQKQLNKIFPFSPGLGGKPSCIIVVCSNRKLAYDKGGKLGRDELAIMDISMASENIMLLAAERGLGTCPVKSFNAQAVRKILKLPEYVSPDLIITLGYPKNETKSPPKRKLEDVLFYNDWEEKTYE
- a CDS encoding DUF917 domain-containing protein, producing MRKIGVKEIEDIAVGAAVYGTGGGGDPYVGKLMAIDAIKTYGEVTLLDVDEVPEDAIVVPSSMMGAPTILIEKIPNGKEALSAFSLLKNYLGKEISATIPIEAGGLNSMIPFAVAATLGIPVVDADGMGRAFPELQMVTFSLGGVKSTPMILCDEKGNATMFNTINNKWTETLARAVTVVSGGSTMLASYAMTGSQVKETSIKGIISTTEKVGRAIRIAKSNNTNPVDAVLKASGGFELFKGKVCDILRKTDGGFVRGESKMMGIDEYKGKSIKIEFQNENLMAQTDDGKVLATVPDLIVVLDIETGHAITTETLRYGNRGVVICIPCDEKWRTEAGIKTVGPRYFGYDVNYVPIEQRIKSRMGEF